A portion of the Streptomyces platensis genome contains these proteins:
- a CDS encoding SulP family inorganic anion transporter, translating to MRRFRIARQRPSRPSIPPRHPLSVWRADFTASLVVFLVAVPLCVGVAVASGVPAELGLVTGIVGGLLTGLLPGSSLQVSGPAAGLTVLVYEAVQEYGLGALGALVLLAGVLQLTMGALRLGRWFRAISVAVVQGMLAGIGLVLIAGQLYALVDARAPGNGPANLAGLPDLAVDTAGSGIALSALAVGAGTIALLVLWPKWRRAARVLPAPLVAVALATVVVFVLDLPVARVEVAGLLEVVQPPGGTDFARLTEAGALAGALGTVLAFALIASAESLFSAAAVDRLHDGPKTDYDKELMAQGAGNTVCGLLGALPMTAVIVRSSANVFAGAQTKASRVLHGVWLLVFAAAFPAALGVVPLAALAGVLVHAGGKLIPVKQWRPLWREHRGEAVVLAATAVAIVATNMFEGVLLGLLMAVAKSAWETSHVHLEIVGLDEPAARDSAPAGSGARRPIRVRALGNATFLRLPKLLDQLEALPKDREVELDLTGLRHLDHACAAALGAWEEQRRGPDGTARKEAPSVAP from the coding sequence ATGCGTAGGTTCCGTATTGCCCGACAACGCCCGTCCCGGCCCTCCATACCGCCACGGCACCCGCTGTCGGTCTGGCGCGCCGACTTCACCGCCTCGCTGGTCGTCTTTCTCGTCGCCGTCCCGCTGTGTGTCGGGGTGGCCGTCGCCTCCGGAGTTCCGGCCGAACTGGGGCTGGTCACCGGCATCGTCGGCGGGCTGCTCACCGGCTTACTGCCGGGCAGCAGTCTCCAGGTCAGCGGTCCGGCCGCCGGGCTGACCGTGCTGGTTTACGAGGCCGTGCAGGAGTACGGCCTCGGGGCACTCGGTGCTCTCGTACTGCTCGCCGGGGTGCTCCAGCTGACCATGGGCGCGCTCCGGCTGGGGCGCTGGTTCCGGGCCATCTCCGTGGCCGTCGTCCAGGGCATGCTGGCGGGCATCGGGCTGGTGCTGATCGCCGGGCAGTTGTACGCCCTGGTGGACGCCCGGGCGCCGGGCAACGGACCGGCGAATCTGGCCGGGCTGCCGGACCTCGCGGTGGACACCGCCGGATCCGGTATCGCGCTGTCGGCGCTGGCCGTCGGCGCGGGCACCATCGCGCTGCTGGTGCTGTGGCCGAAGTGGCGGCGGGCGGCGCGGGTGCTGCCGGCGCCGCTGGTGGCGGTGGCCCTGGCCACGGTCGTGGTGTTCGTGCTGGACCTGCCGGTGGCCCGGGTGGAAGTAGCGGGCCTGCTGGAAGTCGTCCAGCCACCGGGCGGCACGGACTTCGCCCGGCTGACGGAGGCGGGGGCCCTGGCCGGTGCGCTGGGCACGGTGCTGGCGTTCGCCCTGATCGCGTCGGCGGAGTCGCTGTTCAGCGCGGCCGCCGTGGACCGGCTGCACGACGGCCCGAAGACCGATTACGACAAGGAGCTGATGGCGCAGGGCGCGGGCAACACCGTCTGCGGGCTGCTCGGCGCGCTGCCGATGACCGCGGTGATCGTCCGCAGCTCCGCCAATGTGTTCGCCGGGGCGCAGACGAAGGCCTCCCGGGTGCTGCACGGGGTGTGGCTGCTGGTCTTCGCGGCGGCCTTCCCGGCGGCGCTGGGCGTGGTGCCGCTGGCGGCGCTGGCGGGCGTACTGGTGCATGCGGGCGGCAAGTTGATCCCGGTGAAGCAGTGGCGTCCGCTGTGGCGGGAGCACCGGGGCGAGGCCGTGGTGCTCGCCGCGACGGCGGTGGCGATCGTGGCCACCAACATGTTCGAGGGGGTGCTGCTGGGGCTGCTGATGGCGGTCGCCAAGTCGGCGTGGGAGACCTCGCACGTCCACCTGGAGATCGTGGGGCTGGACGAGCCGGCGGCGCGCGACAGTGCGCCGGCCGGTTCCGGCGCCCGGCGCCCGATCCGCGTACGGGCCCTCGGCAATGCCACCTTCCTCCGGCTGCCCAAACTCCTCGACCAGTTGGAGGCGCTGCCCAAGGACCGGGAGGTCGAGCTGGACCTGACCGGGCTGCGGCATCTCGACCATGCCTGCGCGGCCGCGCTCGGCGCCTGGGAGGAACAGCGCCGGGGCCCCGACGGGACCGCCCGGAAGGAGGCGCCGTCCGTCGCCCCGTGA